One Spirochaeta africana DSM 8902 genomic window carries:
- a CDS encoding YggT family protein, whose translation MSTLFHVLYSIVTLYMLLLFIRILLTWFGGLQSMGRPAEILSAITDPYLNLFRGMRFLRIGYLDFSPIFAIMLLTLVSSVLNHLTMHQQVTIGLLLAIIASMVFSAVSFFAFLFLALAVIRLIGILANLGTGGHFMATLDTIFQPMSFRMAARFFRGQAVSYTTALTVIAAILAGVSLGARVLGPVLVDLLVQLPF comes from the coding sequence ATGAGCACACTGTTCCACGTACTGTACAGCATCGTAACACTGTACATGCTGCTGCTGTTTATCCGTATCCTGCTGACCTGGTTTGGCGGCCTGCAGAGCATGGGCCGACCCGCCGAGATCCTCTCTGCGATCACCGATCCGTACCTGAATCTTTTTCGCGGCATGCGGTTCCTGCGCATCGGTTATCTGGATTTCTCGCCGATCTTCGCCATTATGCTGCTGACCCTGGTGAGCTCGGTACTGAATCACCTGACCATGCACCAGCAGGTAACCATCGGGCTCCTGCTGGCAATAATTGCCTCTATGGTGTTCAGTGCCGTCAGCTTTTTTGCTTTCCTGTTTCTGGCACTGGCGGTGATTCGCCTGATCGGCATTCTGGCAAACCTGGGCACCGGGGGACATTTCATGGCTACCCTGGACACCATCTTCCAGCCAATGAGCTTTCGCATGGCAGCACGCTTTTTCCGCGGCCAGGCAGTCAGCTATACCACCGCCCTGACGGTGATTGCGGCAATCCTGGCCGGGGTTTCTCTGGGCGCGCGCGTCCTCGGGCCGGTACTGGTAGACCTGCTGGTTCAGCTGCCGTTCTGA
- the hisB gene encoding imidazoleglycerol-phosphate dehydratase HisB, whose translation MNPVTIERTTKETSISLSLAPGSRAVDGQTPQIDITTGLPFMDHMLHACAFHGDWHLSIQARGDIEVDPHHLVEDLGIVLGSAILQLQEQLGPVTRYGSMLLPMDDALCEAVVDLCNRPYLVYNAQWPQPYIGSLDVSLFREFFYAVAMNARCNLHLIMRYGQNSHHIIEAMFKAMGIALSRAAAPLHSGDPLSTKGSL comes from the coding sequence ATGAATCCGGTAACTATCGAACGAACCACCAAAGAAACCTCGATTTCCCTGTCCCTCGCCCCCGGAAGCCGTGCGGTCGATGGTCAGACACCCCAGATCGACATCACCACCGGGCTGCCGTTTATGGATCACATGCTGCATGCCTGTGCATTTCATGGCGACTGGCACCTGAGTATCCAGGCCCGAGGGGATATCGAGGTCGATCCTCATCATCTGGTTGAGGACCTGGGTATCGTGCTGGGCTCAGCCATCCTGCAGCTCCAGGAGCAGCTGGGTCCGGTTACCCGCTACGGCAGCATGCTGCTGCCGATGGATGATGCCCTCTGCGAGGCTGTAGTAGACCTGTGCAACCGCCCGTACCTGGTGTACAATGCACAGTGGCCGCAGCCGTATATCGGCAGCCTTGATGTCAGTCTGTTCCGGGAATTCTTTTATGCAGTCGCCATGAATGCACGCTGCAATCTGCACCTGATCATGCGCTATGGACAGAACTCGCATCATATAATCGAGGCCATGTTCAAGGCGATGGGCATTGCCCTTTCCAGGGCTGCTGCACCGCTGCACAGTGGCGATCCGCTGTCCACGAAAGGCAGCCTGTAG
- a CDS encoding ATP-dependent DNA helicase RecG, protein MLLAELGTSVTKLSGVGPAVAGDLHNLGVYTIRDLLLLLPRDYEDRQSLHPLQPDRDGQAWVNTIAEVVAHDYFPFQGKLTLKIMIRDEHGSGSLVCFGRNFLARKLQVGQRHHICGSFAMRYGEFQCTAFDSEPAGKTPQRFGRILPIYPLAGSLQQGRLRSILERTLQQYGDNLDSSLPQELYQDLADAPPDSREADLTGSSSNSSDGTPVDHSCATGTGTQTGRSGGTTNCGTGLALRFLHAPPDLACARAGRQALAYEELFLLQARIAQAVAERKNRQRPPRQHPETLLQALIDSLPFALTPDQQQAVTEIRQDLNSTTPMRRLLHGDVGSGKTLTALCSALPVLEDGGQTVLLVPTELLAQQHTRTVARLLQPLGIASELLTGSLAPAERVAVLERIRSGAAQFICATHAAFSSDVEYASLEYIIVDEQHRFGVEQRQALIHKAVDSANRRGPAEHRDPDVLFMTATPIPRTLALTVFGDLSVSAIRSMPAGRLPIRTHLARMGNEQKVYDWVRAELQNGRQAYFVYPLIRESAKLSIRDAESMAARLATEVFPEYSLGLIHSRTPADQKAATMQDFHHGRIRILAATSVVEVGVDVPNATCMVIEHAERFGLAALHQLRGRVGRGNHQSYCFLVYAEPLTEEAKQRIMVMKQHTDGFEIAEEDLNIRGPGDLAGTRQAGFLRLRAARLPRDMEIMNRARQDAFRIIEADPLLEQPGHACIRRTLQCESLLSLESEGEEPCA, encoded by the coding sequence ATGTTGCTTGCGGAACTTGGCACCAGCGTAACCAAACTCTCGGGGGTGGGGCCGGCGGTAGCCGGCGATCTGCATAATCTTGGCGTCTACACCATCCGCGACCTGCTGCTGCTGCTCCCGCGCGACTACGAGGATCGTCAATCCCTGCATCCACTGCAGCCGGACAGGGATGGTCAGGCCTGGGTAAACACCATTGCCGAGGTAGTCGCACACGACTACTTTCCGTTCCAGGGCAAGCTCACCCTGAAGATCATGATCCGCGACGAACATGGCAGCGGCAGCCTGGTCTGCTTCGGACGGAATTTTCTGGCCCGCAAACTGCAAGTTGGTCAACGACACCATATCTGCGGTTCCTTTGCCATGCGCTATGGCGAATTCCAGTGCACCGCATTCGACAGTGAGCCAGCCGGCAAGACTCCCCAGCGCTTCGGTCGGATACTGCCGATCTATCCCCTGGCTGGCAGCCTGCAGCAGGGGCGGCTGCGCAGTATACTGGAACGCACCCTGCAGCAGTACGGCGATAATCTGGACAGCTCCCTTCCGCAGGAGCTCTACCAAGATCTGGCAGACGCCCCTCCGGACAGCCGGGAAGCTGACCTCACTGGCAGCAGTAGCAACAGTAGCGACGGCACACCGGTGGACCACAGCTGCGCCACCGGCACCGGCACACAAACGGGCCGCAGTGGCGGCACCACCAACTGCGGCACCGGACTGGCACTGCGATTCCTGCATGCGCCGCCCGATCTGGCCTGTGCCAGAGCGGGCCGGCAGGCCCTGGCCTACGAGGAGCTGTTCCTGCTGCAGGCACGTATCGCCCAGGCGGTTGCCGAACGGAAGAACCGCCAGCGCCCGCCGCGACAACACCCCGAGACCCTGCTGCAGGCCCTGATCGACAGTCTGCCATTTGCACTCACACCGGACCAGCAGCAGGCAGTCACCGAGATCCGGCAGGATCTGAACAGCACTACCCCCATGCGCCGACTGCTGCATGGAGATGTCGGATCCGGGAAAACCCTTACCGCGCTGTGCTCGGCACTGCCGGTACTTGAGGATGGCGGGCAGACGGTGCTGCTGGTACCGACCGAGCTGCTGGCACAGCAGCATACCCGCACCGTCGCACGCCTGCTGCAGCCGCTGGGAATAGCCAGTGAACTGCTGACCGGCTCGCTTGCCCCGGCAGAGCGAGTCGCCGTGCTGGAGCGCATCCGCAGCGGTGCCGCGCAATTTATCTGTGCCACCCATGCTGCCTTCAGCAGCGACGTCGAGTATGCCTCGCTGGAATATATCATTGTGGACGAGCAGCATCGCTTCGGTGTGGAGCAGCGGCAGGCCCTGATTCACAAAGCCGTGGACTCGGCCAACCGGCGCGGACCGGCAGAGCACCGGGACCCGGATGTGCTGTTCATGACCGCCACCCCGATTCCACGCACCCTGGCATTGACCGTCTTCGGCGACCTGTCGGTCTCGGCTATCCGCTCGATGCCGGCCGGACGTCTGCCGATCAGAACACACCTCGCCCGGATGGGTAATGAGCAGAAGGTATACGACTGGGTTCGCGCCGAGCTGCAAAACGGCCGCCAGGCCTATTTCGTCTACCCGCTCATCCGGGAGAGTGCCAAGCTCTCTATCCGTGATGCCGAGTCCATGGCTGCCCGGCTTGCCACCGAGGTGTTCCCCGAGTACAGCCTGGGGCTGATTCATTCCCGCACCCCCGCCGATCAGAAAGCGGCAACCATGCAGGACTTTCACCACGGCAGGATCCGGATCCTGGCAGCGACCTCGGTGGTCGAGGTCGGGGTCGATGTGCCCAACGCCACCTGCATGGTAATCGAACACGCCGAACGCTTCGGGCTGGCTGCCCTGCATCAGCTGCGCGGCCGGGTTGGCCGCGGCAACCATCAATCCTACTGTTTTCTGGTGTATGCCGAACCCTTGACCGAGGAGGCCAAACAGCGGATCATGGTCATGAAGCAGCATACCGACGGTTTCGAGATCGCCGAAGAGGATCTGAACATCCGCGGCCCCGGCGACCTTGCCGGCACCCGTCAGGCCGGGTTCCTGCGCCTGCGTGCCGCCCGCCTGCCGCGGGATATGGAGATCATGAACCGTGCTCGCCAGGATGCCTTCCGCATCATCGAGGCCGATCCGCTGCTGGAACAGCCTGGCCATGCCTGCATTCGCCGGACACTGCAGTGTGAATCACTGCTCAGCCTTGAATCCGAAGGAGAAGAACCATGCGCATAA
- the hisG gene encoding ATP phosphoribosyltransferase: MKQLTLALPKGRLTEQVQEHLTARGITVQFDKRKLVAEDPQGILKVLLVKNSDLTTYVHHGIAGLGVCGDDVMIESGHQLIKLHTFDFGATRMCLAARTGTPAPDGGSVTIATSYIEFARQYFQAQGQEVKLIRLNGSVELAPILGLAPYIVDLVETGSTLKANNLEVVQELAPIQVHLVANPSYYKLNYQAVDQLVTTIRQGVSA; encoded by the coding sequence ATGAAGCAACTGACACTGGCGCTTCCCAAGGGGCGCTTGACCGAGCAGGTGCAGGAACATTTGACAGCCCGCGGAATTACCGTCCAGTTTGACAAGCGCAAACTGGTTGCCGAGGATCCGCAGGGGATTTTGAAGGTCCTACTGGTAAAAAACAGCGATTTGACTACCTATGTCCACCACGGGATTGCCGGGCTCGGGGTCTGCGGGGATGACGTCATGATCGAGTCGGGCCATCAGCTTATCAAGCTGCATACCTTTGACTTCGGGGCCACCAGGATGTGCCTGGCGGCACGGACCGGCACCCCGGCTCCCGACGGTGGATCGGTAACCATTGCAACCTCGTACATCGAGTTTGCCCGTCAGTACTTCCAGGCACAGGGGCAGGAGGTCAAGCTTATCCGCTTGAACGGGTCGGTAGAACTGGCACCCATCCTCGGTCTGGCCCCGTACATTGTCGATCTGGTAGAAACCGGCAGCACCCTCAAGGCCAACAACCTTGAGGTGGTCCAGGAGCTGGCACCGATCCAGGTACACCTGGTTGCCAACCCCAGCTACTACAAGCTGAACTACCAGGCGGTGGATCAGCTGGTCACTACTATCCGCCAAGGAGTCTCCGCATGA
- a CDS encoding ATP phosphoribosyltransferase regulatory subunit, with the protein MVHKPFITEGMHLEHVQRHRRVRRGIEDLLLSWGYRPVETPLLDDYDSYRNHLSAQLESDSYRLIDRSGTVMLLRSDITLFLACQLGRHVTPDELPLRVSYAGNIVRYQSDEEIHSGDTFQAGAELIGVDGTEGDAEILLLAAQLFRDLQIRDAALHIGSRRLLQLAWPDAEPAELEAIAAAVRYRRFDQVAEHSRTAGRLTPDAAVRLFGGIADASYFAPDAIAPSKDTPTDILAEVSRIAELAQLVQELEPDMQVRVDFSEVGAREYYSGMAFQMYCAGAARPVAGGGRYDSLLQDFGCGASSVGFSVVQSVIEPLATLSLDPDSDRISSVHDAGDLRSRHLQAQSMRAEGKKVHL; encoded by the coding sequence GTGGTACACAAGCCATTTATTACCGAAGGAATGCATCTTGAGCATGTACAGCGGCATCGCCGCGTCCGCCGGGGTATCGAGGATCTGTTATTATCCTGGGGATACCGACCGGTCGAGACACCACTGCTGGATGATTACGACAGCTACCGCAATCACCTCTCCGCTCAGCTCGAGAGCGACAGCTACCGGCTGATCGATCGCAGCGGCACCGTCATGCTGCTGCGCTCAGATATCACCCTGTTTCTTGCCTGTCAGCTCGGTCGTCATGTAACCCCGGACGAGCTGCCCCTGCGTGTCAGCTACGCCGGCAACATCGTGCGCTATCAGTCGGATGAGGAGATTCACAGCGGCGATACCTTTCAGGCTGGGGCTGAGCTGATCGGGGTAGACGGCACCGAAGGCGATGCCGAGATACTCCTGCTGGCGGCACAACTGTTCCGGGACTTGCAGATAAGGGATGCTGCCCTGCATATCGGTTCGCGTCGATTGCTGCAGCTGGCCTGGCCGGATGCCGAACCGGCAGAGCTCGAGGCAATCGCTGCAGCGGTTCGCTACCGACGGTTTGACCAGGTGGCGGAACACAGCCGCACCGCCGGACGGCTTACCCCGGATGCCGCTGTACGGCTGTTCGGGGGGATCGCCGATGCGTCGTACTTCGCCCCTGACGCGATCGCGCCGAGCAAGGATACCCCGACCGATATACTCGCCGAGGTTTCCCGGATCGCAGAGCTTGCGCAGCTGGTCCAGGAACTGGAACCGGATATGCAGGTTCGGGTAGATTTTTCCGAGGTCGGTGCGCGCGAATACTACAGCGGCATGGCCTTCCAGATGTACTGTGCCGGTGCTGCCCGCCCGGTTGCTGGCGGTGGACGCTATGACAGCCTGCTGCAGGATTTCGGCTGCGGTGCCTCCTCGGTCGGTTTTTCGGTGGTGCAGTCAGTCATAGAGCCGCTGGCGACCCTGTCTCTCGATCCGGATTCCGATCGGATCAGCAGCGTTCATGACGCCGGCGATCTTCGCAGCCGACACCTCCAGGCCCAGTCCATGCGGGCCGAGGGAAAGAAGGTGCATCTATGA
- the dnaE gene encoding DNA polymerase III subunit alpha has product MPNFVHLHTHSDFSLLHATTRIKDMVARAAELNMPALAMTDLGNMFGVIHFYTACRKAGIKPIVGTEVYIAPNGRLTKEKFEDGNRLSRLVLLARNLEGYQNLLKISTIGYTEGFYYKPRIDDEVLEQHSQGLICLTGPLSGEVPNLIVRNRVDEAQARLEWYIRVFGQEHVFVCLQDHNIPDEKIVNRTLIELAPRLGLPLIATNDVHYLNREDAVAQDALLCIGSQRKRNETNRHRFHGDQYYFKTAEEMAQLFPEQPEALENTLKVAGLCELEIPQPGPLLPDYHIPPDFETPDDYLRHLTYEGLRSRYGEITEEIDARADYELGIIISMGFTGYFLIVWDFIRYAHDNDIPVGPGRGSGAGSIVAYALAITDIDPLKYSLLFERFLNPERVSMPDFDIDFCFERRQEVINYVTSKYGHDRVGQIITFGTLKAKAVIRDVARVLDLPYTEADMIAKLIPDDLKMTLPKALEVEPKLQELRERGGTHQDLIEIGLRLEGLHRHASTHAAGVVIGKEVLTEYVPLYRDPKTAAISTQFTMDLLEPCGLVKMDFLGLKTLTLIRNTEKLIRERGIAFDIEQVSEEDPATFTLLGEGRSICVFQFESDGMQDILKKAKPSRIEDLIALNALYRPGPMDNIPQFIESKWNPASITYPHPDLEQVLKETYGVIVYQEQVMEIVQIIGGFSLGQADILRRAMGKKKEQEMARMEVEYLQGAREKGIAEDTAKSIFELLKPFAGYGFNKSHAAAYSVLAYKTAYLKANYPAEFMAANLTNEINNPKNMVKYMAEAHDMGLEILPPDINTSKKHFSVVDGRIIYGLVGIKNVGSSAVDAILHEREANGPFSSMDEFLERIDMRTVNRKVIEVLIVTGVFDCFGRGRRPLLEFLGQLADIAAQKRKNREEGQVSLFADSEEEEFPELDFAGVQEFPLRELLQHEKEILGFYFSGHPLDDYRETWLRTSTCNLARMETLPGEKEVTLLGLVTSLRVIFTKRGSQMAIGTIEDYNGSIDFVMFAEALEPYRDLLQEDAILGVLGKIDTSRDRVQIVASEIRLPDELDERDIGVVHIRLRQDGTSEKQLHELRAFLSNDEHTGCCPVFLHIPRDPKPEVIIEVSAEFRTSSRPEVLQSLRTFPAVERVWREIEAPKPQEASPALT; this is encoded by the coding sequence CTACACGTATCAAGGACATGGTTGCCCGCGCAGCAGAACTGAATATGCCGGCGCTGGCAATGACCGACCTTGGCAATATGTTCGGGGTAATCCACTTCTACACTGCCTGCCGCAAGGCTGGCATCAAACCGATCGTGGGTACCGAGGTCTATATTGCCCCGAACGGACGGCTGACCAAAGAGAAATTCGAGGACGGCAATCGCCTGTCACGCCTGGTATTGCTGGCTCGCAACCTTGAGGGCTACCAGAACCTGCTCAAGATTTCCACCATCGGCTACACCGAGGGCTTTTATTATAAACCTCGTATCGATGACGAGGTGCTGGAACAGCACAGTCAGGGATTGATATGCCTGACCGGTCCACTATCCGGCGAGGTCCCGAACCTGATTGTCCGCAACCGGGTTGATGAAGCCCAGGCACGACTTGAATGGTACATCCGGGTCTTCGGGCAGGAGCATGTATTCGTCTGTCTGCAGGATCACAACATCCCGGATGAGAAGATCGTCAACCGCACCCTGATTGAACTCGCCCCCCGACTGGGCCTGCCGCTGATCGCCACCAACGATGTCCACTACCTGAACCGTGAGGATGCCGTAGCACAGGATGCCCTGCTGTGCATCGGCTCGCAGCGCAAGCGCAACGAGACCAACCGGCATCGTTTCCATGGCGACCAGTATTATTTCAAGACCGCTGAGGAGATGGCGCAGCTGTTCCCCGAGCAGCCCGAGGCCTTGGAGAACACCCTGAAGGTTGCCGGGCTGTGTGAGCTGGAGATACCCCAGCCCGGCCCGCTGCTGCCCGATTACCATATCCCGCCCGATTTTGAAACACCGGACGACTACCTGCGCCATCTGACCTACGAGGGACTGCGCAGTCGCTACGGCGAGATTACCGAGGAGATTGATGCCCGGGCCGATTACGAGCTCGGGATTATCATCTCGATGGGTTTCACCGGCTATTTCCTGATTGTATGGGACTTTATCCGCTACGCCCATGACAACGACATTCCGGTTGGTCCCGGACGGGGCTCGGGTGCCGGATCGATAGTAGCCTATGCCCTGGCAATTACCGACATCGACCCGCTCAAGTACAGCCTGCTGTTCGAACGGTTTCTGAATCCCGAACGGGTCTCGATGCCGGATTTCGACATCGACTTCTGCTTTGAACGCCGCCAGGAGGTCATCAACTACGTCACCTCCAAGTACGGTCATGACCGGGTCGGGCAGATCATTACCTTCGGAACCCTGAAAGCCAAGGCGGTAATCCGGGATGTCGCGCGGGTGCTGGATCTGCCGTACACCGAGGCTGATATGATCGCCAAGCTGATCCCCGACGACCTGAAAATGACACTCCCCAAAGCCCTGGAGGTAGAGCCCAAGCTGCAGGAGCTGAGGGAACGTGGCGGCACCCATCAGGACCTTATCGAGATCGGCCTGCGCCTTGAGGGGCTGCACCGCCATGCCTCTACCCATGCTGCCGGGGTGGTTATCGGCAAAGAGGTGCTGACCGAGTACGTGCCGCTGTACCGCGACCCCAAGACTGCCGCGATCTCTACCCAGTTCACCATGGACCTGCTGGAGCCCTGCGGCCTGGTAAAGATGGACTTTCTTGGCCTGAAGACCCTCACCCTGATTCGCAACACCGAGAAGCTGATCCGCGAGCGCGGGATCGCGTTTGATATCGAGCAGGTCTCGGAGGAGGATCCCGCCACCTTTACCCTGCTTGGTGAAGGCCGCAGCATCTGCGTCTTCCAGTTCGAGAGTGACGGGATGCAGGACATCCTGAAAAAGGCCAAGCCCAGTCGCATCGAGGACCTGATCGCCTTGAACGCCCTGTACCGGCCCGGTCCGATGGACAACATCCCGCAGTTCATCGAGTCCAAATGGAACCCCGCCAGCATTACCTACCCCCACCCTGACCTTGAACAGGTGCTCAAGGAAACCTACGGGGTAATTGTGTACCAGGAACAGGTAATGGAGATCGTCCAGATCATCGGCGGTTTCAGCCTGGGCCAGGCAGATATCCTGCGTCGGGCGATGGGAAAAAAGAAGGAACAGGAGATGGCACGCATGGAGGTCGAGTACCTCCAGGGAGCCCGCGAAAAAGGCATTGCCGAGGATACTGCCAAGAGCATCTTCGAGCTGCTGAAGCCTTTCGCCGGCTACGGTTTCAACAAGTCACACGCTGCTGCCTACTCTGTTCTGGCCTACAAGACCGCCTACCTCAAGGCAAACTACCCGGCCGAATTCATGGCTGCCAACCTCACCAACGAAATCAACAACCCGAAAAACATGGTGAAGTACATGGCCGAGGCCCATGACATGGGGCTGGAAATTCTCCCGCCGGACATCAACACCTCGAAGAAGCATTTCAGTGTAGTCGATGGCAGAATTATCTACGGTCTGGTCGGGATAAAGAATGTCGGCAGCAGCGCTGTTGATGCCATCCTGCATGAACGGGAGGCCAATGGCCCCTTCAGTTCGATGGATGAGTTCCTGGAGCGCATCGACATGCGAACTGTAAACCGCAAGGTAATCGAGGTATTGATAGTAACCGGGGTGTTCGACTGCTTTGGCAGGGGGCGCCGACCGCTGCTGGAATTCCTTGGCCAGCTGGCCGATATTGCGGCTCAGAAACGCAAGAACCGGGAAGAGGGACAGGTAAGCCTGTTTGCCGACTCCGAGGAGGAGGAATTCCCCGAACTTGATTTTGCCGGCGTACAGGAGTTTCCGCTGCGCGAACTGCTGCAGCACGAAAAAGAGATCCTGGGGTTTTACTTTTCCGGCCACCCGCTGGACGACTACCGCGAAACCTGGCTGCGTACCTCTACCTGCAATCTGGCCAGGATGGAAACACTTCCCGGCGAAAAGGAGGTCACCCTGCTGGGGCTGGTTACCTCTCTGCGGGTGATCTTTACCAAGCGGGGATCCCAGATGGCGATCGGTACGATAGAGGACTACAACGGTAGCATCGATTTTGTTATGTTTGCCGAGGCCCTGGAGCCATACCGTGATCTGCTGCAGGAGGATGCAATCCTGGGCGTGCTGGGAAAGATCGATACCTCGCGTGACCGGGTGCAGATTGTCGCCAGCGAGATCAGGCTGCCCGACGAGCTGGATGAGCGTGATATCGGGGTAGTGCATATCCGGCTGCGCCAGGACGGCACCAGCGAAAAGCAGCTGCATGAACTGCGGGCATTCCTGTCCAACGATGAGCATACCGGCTGCTGTCCGGTATTTTTACATATCCCCCGCGACCCGAAGCCCGAAGTAATTATCGAGGTGTCGGCCGAGTTTCGCACATCTTCCCGCCCCGAGGTACTGCAGTCTCTTCGTACTTTTCCGGCAGTCGAGCGTGTATGGCGGGAGATCGAAGCACCCAAGCCGCAGGAAGCGAGTCCTGCACTGACCTGA
- a CDS encoding RsmD family RNA methyltransferase — protein MRITSGSYRGRRIACPPGVIRPAMDRMRESLFSALGPIEGLSFLDLFSGSGVMGLEAASRGAAGIRLVEKDIGKKRVMLQNIAIADQDIRISFMPVERFIRSWKEHFDIIYLDPPFDYRYKLQLLENLLSSRLLTPTTRILIHYPREDNLPDRIKPAARISGTVAASSTNAVGSPAIVANAAGADGLIRTDRREYGRSWVGWYVPENSSPA, from the coding sequence ATGCGCATAACCTCCGGCAGCTACCGGGGACGACGGATCGCCTGCCCCCCCGGCGTCATCCGCCCCGCTATGGATCGTATGCGGGAATCCCTGTTCAGTGCCCTCGGCCCGATCGAGGGGCTGAGTTTTCTGGACCTGTTCAGCGGCTCGGGGGTGATGGGGCTGGAAGCCGCTTCGCGCGGCGCTGCCGGCATCCGCCTGGTCGAGAAGGACATCGGCAAGAAACGGGTCATGCTGCAGAACATCGCTATCGCTGATCAGGACATACGTATCAGCTTTATGCCGGTCGAACGGTTTATCCGTTCCTGGAAGGAACACTTCGACATCATCTACCTGGATCCGCCGTTCGATTACCGCTACAAGCTTCAGCTGCTGGAGAACCTGCTTTCCTCCCGACTGCTCACACCGACAACCCGGATCCTGATCCACTACCCGCGGGAGGATAACCTGCCGGACCGGATCAAGCCGGCCGCGCGCATCTCCGGTACGGTCGCTGCCAGCAGTACGAACGCCGTTGGCAGCCCCGCCATTGTCGCCAACGCAGCCGGCGCAGACGGGCTGATCCGCACTGACCGCCGTGAATATGGCCGCTCCTGGGTCGGGTGGTATGTGCCGGAGAACAGCAGTCCGGCCTGA
- a CDS encoding tetratricopeptide repeat protein: MNDKDTHPDHSSISEQERELAELSQKGYQLMKQGFVQEAQTYFQKILEQDATNNYALVGLGDALRKRRSFAKAAEHYEVCLEHHPRNNYALFGLADSYAAMRRYRDSAEIWERYLEHDDRNITVLTRVADVHRKARDFRRAKELYERVMEIEPENLYALIGLGHLHYDYKEYQAALTYWRKVLELTEPRADIRILTSIGNCYRKMHRFQDGLPYFERARRQDASNFYALFGLADCFRGLNQPAESLELWQHLLKREPDNKVILTRAGDAHRKLGNAAEAERSYRAALNIEFDVYAVLGLAHLHIQAGQAEDAIESLRSLTNQDPHNHRFYIVLAEAYESIGERSKAIEALNSFLKQGLRHPAVTEQLHRLQRT, from the coding sequence TTGAACGATAAAGACACACACCCGGATCATTCTTCCATTTCAGAGCAGGAACGTGAGCTGGCAGAGCTTTCCCAGAAGGGCTATCAGCTTATGAAGCAGGGGTTTGTCCAGGAGGCCCAGACCTATTTCCAGAAGATTCTGGAACAGGATGCAACCAACAATTATGCGCTGGTCGGCCTGGGAGATGCCCTGCGCAAGCGTCGAAGCTTTGCCAAAGCAGCCGAGCATTATGAGGTGTGTCTGGAGCACCACCCGCGCAACAACTACGCCCTGTTCGGACTGGCCGACAGTTATGCTGCCATGCGCCGCTACCGGGATTCAGCAGAGATCTGGGAGCGCTACCTGGAGCACGACGACCGCAATATTACGGTGCTTACCAGGGTAGCGGACGTGCATCGCAAGGCCAGAGACTTTCGCCGCGCCAAGGAGCTGTACGAGCGGGTCATGGAGATCGAGCCCGAGAATCTGTATGCCCTGATCGGTCTGGGACATCTGCATTATGACTACAAGGAATACCAGGCGGCGCTCACCTACTGGCGCAAGGTGCTGGAACTGACCGAACCGCGAGCAGATATCCGGATCCTTACCTCGATTGGCAACTGTTACCGCAAGATGCACCGTTTTCAGGATGGTCTGCCCTACTTTGAACGGGCACGCCGGCAGGACGCCAGCAATTTCTATGCCCTGTTCGGGCTTGCCGACTGCTTTCGTGGACTGAACCAGCCTGCTGAATCCCTGGAGCTCTGGCAGCATCTGCTGAAGCGGGAACCGGACAACAAGGTTATCCTTACCAGAGCCGGCGATGCCCATCGCAAGCTCGGGAATGCGGCCGAGGCGGAGCGGAGTTACCGGGCTGCCCTGAACATCGAGTTCGATGTATACGCTGTGCTGGGACTGGCACACCTGCACATCCAGGCCGGCCAGGCCGAGGATGCAATCGAGTCGCTGCGATCACTGACCAACCAGGATCCGCACAACCATCGATTCTACATCGTGCTGGCCGAGGCCTACGAGAGTATTGGTGAGCGCAGCAAGGCCATCGAAGCACTGAACAGCTTTCTCAAGCAGGGGTTGCGACATCCGGCCGTAACCGAACAGCTGCATCGCCTGCAACGAACCTGA